Proteins encoded in a region of the Scrofimicrobium sp. R131 genome:
- the ndk gene encoding nucleoside-diphosphate kinase, with protein sequence MPTPDLLDPEKEHTLILIKPDGFRRGLTGEVLRRIEAKGYVLKGLKIKRADEELLREHYFEHLERPFFADLVEYMSSGPVVAVVAEGDRVIEGMRNLMGATNPTLAAPGTIRGDLGRDWGTGNIENIVHGSDSPTSAEREIALWFPELQYHD encoded by the coding sequence ATGCCTACCCCAGATCTGTTGGATCCGGAAAAAGAGCACACTTTGATCCTGATCAAGCCCGACGGTTTCCGCCGCGGCCTGACCGGTGAGGTGCTGCGACGAATCGAAGCCAAAGGGTATGTCCTGAAAGGTCTGAAGATCAAGCGGGCGGACGAAGAGCTGCTGCGGGAACACTACTTTGAGCACCTCGAACGCCCCTTCTTTGCCGACCTGGTGGAGTACATGTCCTCCGGCCCGGTGGTGGCCGTGGTTGCCGAAGGGGACCGGGTCATCGAGGGAATGCGCAACCTGATGGGTGCCACGAACCCGACTCTGGCCGCTCCCGGGACCATCCGTGGGGATCTGGGCCGCGATTGGGGTACCGGCAACATTGAGAACATTGTGCACGGTTCCGATTCGCCGACCTCGGCCGAGCGGGAGATTGCACTCTGGTTCCCGGAGCTGCAGTACCACGACTAG
- the dhaM gene encoding dihydroxyacetone kinase phosphoryl donor subunit DhaM gives MSEGARISLVIVSHSRKLAEGVRELAQQMAPSVQIEAAGGREDGGIGTSFDLVSSACERALSASGERGVVVLTDLGSANMVAESVIDFSAHPERIILVDAPLVEAAVVGAVASQQGEDLSGVILAIKQGAAQALEEAPEVGSADPLEGDAVTQTATVGDKAGLHARPAAEFVKMASVFDAQIRIDGADAKSLMEVMALGRRQGEQVVISATGPQATEAVANLSSALTAGFDK, from the coding sequence GTGAGTGAGGGGGCGCGCATCTCCCTGGTGATTGTCTCTCACAGTCGCAAGCTGGCCGAAGGGGTGCGCGAGCTCGCTCAGCAGATGGCCCCTTCCGTCCAGATTGAGGCCGCGGGGGGACGAGAAGACGGGGGCATCGGTACCTCCTTTGACCTGGTCAGCTCCGCCTGCGAGCGGGCGCTGAGCGCATCCGGGGAACGAGGGGTCGTCGTACTCACCGACCTGGGCTCAGCCAACATGGTGGCCGAATCAGTCATCGACTTCTCCGCCCACCCGGAGCGCATCATTCTGGTTGACGCTCCGCTGGTCGAAGCGGCCGTGGTCGGAGCGGTGGCCAGCCAGCAGGGTGAGGACCTGTCGGGCGTCATTTTGGCGATCAAGCAGGGGGCAGCCCAGGCGTTGGAGGAGGCCCCCGAGGTGGGATCCGCCGACCCGCTCGAAGGCGACGCGGTCACCCAAACCGCTACCGTGGGCGACAAGGCCGGGCTGCACGCCCGCCCAGCCGCCGAGTTCGTCAAGATGGCGTCGGTGTTTGATGCCCAAATAAGGATCGATGGGGCGGACGCAAAGTCACTGATGGAAGTTATGGCGCTCGGACGCCGCCAGGGGGAGCAGGTGGTCATTAGCGCCACCGGCCCGCAGGCAACCGAGGCTGTTGCCAATCTCAGCTCGGCGCTGACTGCCGGGTTTGATAAGTAG
- the dhaL gene encoding dihydroxyacetone kinase subunit DhaL encodes MTKSVDWAREWIRRSAKAVSENREYLIELDRQIGDGDHGENLDRGFSAVLRGGGLEEAETGADVLKYVAKTLMSTVGGAAGPLYGTAFLRAAQKFPAEELTSADVAELLAAALGGVQARGKAVAGEKTMVDVLIPASEVAAAAAEAGATVPETWQQVAERAAVAAEETIPLKATKGRASYLGERSIGHQDPGATSTSLVLQAGADAAAEVFGGSGGE; translated from the coding sequence GTGACAAAGAGTGTTGACTGGGCCCGTGAGTGGATTCGTCGAAGTGCGAAAGCCGTCTCAGAGAACCGCGAGTATCTGATCGAACTGGACCGCCAAATTGGCGACGGTGACCACGGAGAGAACCTCGACCGAGGTTTCTCCGCGGTGCTGCGCGGGGGCGGGCTGGAAGAAGCTGAGACCGGGGCAGACGTGCTGAAGTACGTGGCGAAGACGCTCATGTCCACCGTCGGTGGAGCGGCCGGTCCGCTCTATGGCACGGCGTTCCTGCGGGCAGCCCAAAAGTTCCCCGCCGAAGAACTCACCTCGGCCGACGTGGCTGAGTTGCTGGCCGCCGCCCTCGGGGGCGTCCAGGCCCGCGGCAAAGCCGTTGCCGGCGAGAAAACCATGGTTGACGTGCTGATTCCCGCCTCGGAAGTGGCCGCTGCCGCCGCCGAAGCGGGAGCAACCGTCCCCGAAACTTGGCAGCAGGTGGCCGAGCGGGCAGCAGTTGCCGCTGAGGAAACAATTCCGCTCAAAGCCACAAAGGGTCGCGCCTCCTACCTGGGTGAGCGCTCCATTGGCCACCAGGACCCGGGGGCCACCTCGACCTCCCTGGTGCTGCAGGCGGGGGCCGACGCGGCCGCCGAAGTGTTCGGAGGATCAGGCGGTGAGTGA
- the dhaK gene encoding dihydroxyacetone kinase subunit DhaK: protein MKKLINDPHDVVKETLEGFQAAFPNLVKVHYEPDWVERAVAKGDGKVALVSGGGSGHEPLHAGYVGVGMLDAAVPGAVFTSPTPDPIVEATRAVDRGAGVVHIVKNYTGDVLNFETAAELADMDDIKVETVLVDDDCAVEDSLYTAGRRGVAGTVLVEKIAGAAAERGDDLATVAGIGRRVNENMRSMGLALGACTVPHAGKPSFELGEDEVELGIGIHGEPGYRRGKMEPADALAEELYTRVRDDLGLQARDKVIALVNGMGGTPESELFIVFRKVAELLDRDEIVLARPMVGNYVTSLEMPGCSVTLLRVDDEMLDLFDAPAHTPAWVVAEKA, encoded by the coding sequence ATGAAGAAGCTAATCAACGACCCGCACGACGTCGTCAAGGAAACGCTCGAAGGCTTCCAGGCCGCGTTTCCCAACCTCGTGAAGGTCCACTATGAGCCCGACTGGGTCGAACGCGCGGTGGCTAAGGGTGATGGAAAAGTAGCCCTGGTTTCCGGCGGTGGCTCCGGGCACGAGCCGCTCCACGCCGGCTACGTCGGGGTGGGCATGCTGGACGCGGCAGTCCCGGGCGCGGTCTTCACCTCGCCCACTCCCGACCCGATCGTGGAAGCCACCCGCGCGGTGGATCGCGGGGCCGGGGTGGTCCACATCGTCAAGAACTACACCGGCGATGTGCTGAACTTCGAAACGGCAGCTGAACTGGCCGACATGGACGACATCAAGGTGGAAACAGTTCTGGTGGACGACGACTGCGCCGTCGAGGACTCGCTCTACACGGCGGGTCGACGCGGGGTGGCCGGCACCGTCCTGGTGGAGAAGATCGCCGGGGCTGCGGCCGAACGCGGAGACGATCTGGCCACCGTCGCGGGGATTGGCCGCCGGGTGAATGAGAACATGCGCTCTATGGGCCTGGCCCTGGGAGCCTGCACGGTTCCCCACGCTGGCAAGCCCTCCTTCGAACTGGGGGAGGATGAGGTGGAACTCGGAATCGGGATCCACGGCGAGCCCGGCTACCGGCGCGGGAAGATGGAGCCGGCCGACGCGTTGGCGGAGGAACTCTACACCCGGGTCCGGGACGACTTGGGCCTGCAGGCGCGGGATAAGGTGATCGCTCTGGTCAACGGCATGGGCGGCACTCCCGAGTCCGAACTGTTCATCGTGTTCCGCAAGGTTGCTGAGCTGCTGGATCGGGACGAGATCGTGCTGGCCCGGCCGATGGTCGGCAACTACGTCACCAGCCTGGAGATGCCCGGATGCTCGGTCACCCTCCTGCGGGTGGATGACGAAATGCTGGATCTGTTCGACGCTCCCGCCCACACGCCCGCCTGGGTGGTGGCGGAAAAAGCCTGA
- a CDS encoding folylpolyglutamate synthase/dihydrofolate synthase family protein, with the protein MSDNDDFPGIDPELVPYLIAAAEDDEAEDSAEPEAEESERLTALRNLVETSLLAGPDPDLIAELMGEIRAEDDDLFAEEESDGTALNPADAAAERAQVRALASELFARAPEHDFAPTLDRIEQLMDLLGAPQNAYPSIHVAGTNGKTSTSRMIDALLGTFDLRVGRFTSPHLRDVRERITVEGEPLSPAQFLAAWEDIAPYVAMVDEASTKAGGPRLSFFEVLTAMAFAAWADYPVDAAVVECGMGGTWDATNVIDSGIGVITAISLDHQQWLGDTIEQIAAEKAGIIKDKMTIVCQRQEPEALRIIEQRCRETDSVLRLEGRDWEVVARQSEGNGQILSLRTPTAVYADLYLPLHGEHQARNAGAALVAVEALMGTEPLRSDLVDTGLQAVRSPGRLEVLRGSPTVVVDSAHNPGGAQALRGALEEVFDFGFAVGVYSAMRDKQVELVLAELEPVLDELVITQLGGPRAMPIEELEQIASDVFGPDRVHVRDELAEAIDRAAELVDLAKNPSEDKGIVIFGSVVLAGDATNLLAPDRRLG; encoded by the coding sequence GTGAGCGATAACGACGATTTCCCCGGGATCGATCCGGAGCTGGTCCCGTACCTGATTGCGGCGGCCGAGGACGACGAGGCGGAGGACAGCGCCGAGCCGGAAGCCGAGGAATCGGAGCGGCTCACCGCCCTCAGAAACCTGGTGGAGACCTCGCTGCTGGCCGGTCCCGACCCGGATCTGATTGCCGAGCTGATGGGGGAGATCCGCGCGGAGGACGACGACCTGTTTGCCGAGGAGGAGAGCGACGGCACGGCCCTGAACCCGGCCGACGCTGCCGCCGAACGCGCGCAGGTGCGTGCCCTCGCCTCCGAACTGTTTGCCCGGGCCCCCGAGCATGACTTTGCCCCCACCCTGGACCGGATCGAACAGCTGATGGACCTGCTGGGCGCCCCGCAAAACGCCTACCCCAGCATTCACGTGGCCGGCACCAACGGGAAGACCTCCACCTCCCGGATGATCGATGCCCTGCTGGGTACGTTCGACCTGCGGGTGGGGCGCTTTACCTCCCCGCACCTGCGGGACGTGCGCGAGCGGATCACGGTCGAGGGGGAGCCCCTCAGTCCGGCCCAGTTCCTGGCCGCCTGGGAGGATATCGCCCCCTACGTTGCCATGGTGGATGAGGCTTCCACCAAGGCGGGAGGCCCGCGACTCTCGTTCTTCGAGGTGCTGACCGCCATGGCGTTCGCTGCCTGGGCCGACTATCCGGTCGACGCGGCCGTGGTCGAATGCGGGATGGGCGGAACCTGGGATGCGACCAACGTGATCGACTCCGGGATTGGCGTGATCACGGCTATCTCGCTGGATCACCAGCAGTGGCTGGGCGACACAATTGAACAGATTGCCGCCGAAAAAGCCGGCATCATCAAAGACAAGATGACTATTGTGTGCCAGCGGCAAGAGCCCGAGGCACTCCGTATTATCGAGCAGCGGTGCCGGGAGACCGACTCGGTCCTGCGCCTGGAGGGGCGGGACTGGGAGGTGGTGGCCCGCCAGTCGGAGGGCAACGGCCAGATTCTTTCCCTCCGGACACCGACCGCCGTCTACGCCGACCTGTACCTGCCCCTGCACGGGGAGCACCAGGCCCGCAATGCCGGGGCAGCCCTGGTAGCGGTGGAGGCGCTGATGGGGACCGAACCGCTGCGTTCCGATCTGGTGGACACCGGTCTGCAGGCGGTCCGCTCTCCCGGGCGGTTGGAGGTGCTGCGCGGATCACCCACGGTGGTGGTCGACTCGGCTCACAACCCCGGCGGGGCGCAGGCACTGCGCGGGGCCCTGGAGGAAGTCTTCGACTTCGGTTTCGCGGTCGGCGTCTACTCGGCTATGCGGGACAAGCAGGTTGAGCTGGTCCTGGCCGAGCTGGAACCCGTGTTGGACGAGTTGGTCATCACCCAGTTGGGCGGCCCACGCGCGATGCCGATTGAAGAGCTGGAGCAGATTGCCAGTGACGTCTTTGGCCCGGATCGGGTCCACGTGCGCGACGAACTGGCCGAGGCGATTGACCGGGCGGCCGAGTTGGTCGACCTGGCCAAGAACCCGTCTGAGGACAAGGGCATTGTCATTTTCGGCTCGGTGGTCCTGGCCGGCGACGCCACAAACCTGCTGGCCCCGGACCGGCGTCTGGGCTGA